The proteins below come from a single Triticum aestivum cultivar Chinese Spring chromosome 5D, IWGSC CS RefSeq v2.1, whole genome shotgun sequence genomic window:
- the LOC123124444 gene encoding UNC93-like protein 3: MGSRRDDEEQPAAVPLLAAAYPTPSGLRRSHAGDVHLLSAAFLFVFSAYLPTQNLQSTLNTEGNLGAVSMGILYASFTVFTATTAAVVRRLGSRGALVVGTSGYALFILANLLPTWYTMVPASVYLGFTSSLMWVGQGTYLTSAAFSHATENKLHLGQVLGRFNGEFWGMFASTQVIGNLISLVVLGNDKDGGGANKKNLLFTVFLGCMVIGIVLMCLLSRRDENRAETDGHEPQGRSFLADTSRPAVTPLADPRMLLLAPLLAYYGLQKAFVWAVFTKSVVTPVLGVAGVGGAMAVYGAAGVVSSLVAGRLTSGLRSSTFIVSTGAVLQAGVLLWLLFLYSPMDGLLGSAAPLVVGAVWGVGDGILNTQLSGLIGLLFENDKEAAFALGKMWQAAATAAVFFLSPGATLQGMLAALAAALVVAVAAFLFLSLVIERSHALKF; the protein is encoded by the exons ATGGGCTCTCGCCGCGACGACGAGGAGCAGCCGGCTGCCGTGCCCCTCCTAGCGGCGGCCTACCCAACTCCGAGCGGCCTGAGACGGAGCCACGCCGGCGACGTCCACCTCCTGtcggccgccttcctcttcgtcttctCCGCCTACCTCCCCACGCAGAACCTGCAGAGCACACTCAACACC GAGGGCAACCTGGGCGCCGTGTCCATGGGGATCCTGTACGCCTCCTTCACCGTGTTCACGGCGACGACGGCTGCCGTGGTGCGGCGGCTGGGGTCGAGGGGCGCGCTCGTCGTCGGCACCAGCGGCTACGCGCTCTTCATCCTCGCCAACCTCCTCCCAACGTGGTACACGATGGTGCCGGCTTCCGTCTACCTGGGTTTTACTTCATCCCTCATGTGGGTTGGCCAG GGCACGTATCTCACGTCCGCTGCCTTCAGCCATGCGACAGAGAACAAGCTTCATTTGGGCCAAGTTTTGGGTCGATTCAACGGGGAATTCTGGGGAATGTTTGCAAGCACGCAG GTAATTGGAAATTTGATCTCGCTCGTCGTGCTGGGAAATGACAAG GATGGAGGAGGTGCCAACAAGAAGAACCTCTTGTTCACTGTATTCCTCGGCTGCATGGTCATCGGCATCGTGCTCATGTGCCTGCTCTCCAGAAGAGATGAGAACAGAGCAGAAACAGACGGCCATGAACCCCAAGGGCGTTCCTTTCTCGCTGACACGTCGAGACCTGCCGTCACGCCGCTCGCTGACCCGAGGATGCTCCTCCTCGCTCCTCTGCTCGCCTACTACGGCCTGCAAAAGGCATTTGTATG GGCTGTGTTCACCAAGAGTGTCGTGACCCCCGTTCTCGGGGTCGCCGGAGTCGGCGGGGCGATGGCGGTCTATGGCGCGGCTGGTGTCGTC AGCTCGCTGGTCGCCGGCCGTCTGACCTCCGGCCTCCGTTCGTCCACGTTCATTGTGTCAACCGGAGCTGTTCTCCAGGCCGGGGTGCTGCTCTGGCTGCTCTTTCTCTACAG TCCCATGGACGGTCTGCTCGGGTCAGCAGCTCCGCTGGTCGTCGGCGCCGTATGGGGCGTCGGAGATGGGATTCTGAACACGCAGTTGAGTGGGTTGATCGGGCTTCTCTTCGAGAACGACAAG GAGGCGGCATTCGCGCTGGGGAAGATGtggcaggcggcggcgacggcagcggtcTTCTTCCTGAGCCCCGGCGCCACGCTGCAGGGCATGCTCGCTGCGCTGGCCGCCGCGCTGGTCGTCGCCGTCGCGGCTTTCCTGTTCCTCTCACTCGTCATCGAGAGGTCGCACGCGCTGAAATTCTGA